Proteins co-encoded in one Brassica oleracea var. oleracea cultivar TO1000 chromosome C4, BOL, whole genome shotgun sequence genomic window:
- the LOC106340224 gene encoding S-type anion channel SLAH4-like isoform X2, with the protein MYLVKRGAAKKKTEIQMESLGVPCQEIQIKIEYPILRRKKRYANLVDAEPIALMSILSSFHAGYFRISLSLCSQALLWKIMVHLHNHLPSMAFHLMWYIALAIQVSLCFLYAFKCIFYFDLVKEEFSHYIGVNYLYAPFISCLLLLQSAPLMEPHSVLYKTLFWVFVLPVLTLDTKLYGQWFTTEKRFLSIMANPASQVSVIANLVAARGAAEMGWKECALCLFSLGMVHYLVIFVTLYQRLPGGNNFPTTLRPVFFLFFAAPATGSLAWNSICGTFDTVAKMLFFLSLFIFVSLVCRPTLLKKSIKRFNVAWWAYSFPITFLALDSVHYAQEVKDHVASALMFIFSSTSVLIFLGVMLLTAANSKRLLRRDPVLWSATGPKNR; encoded by the exons ATGTATTTGGTTAAACGTGGTGCCGCAAAAAAAAAAACAGAAATACAG ATGGAAAGCTTGGGAGTTCCTTGTCAAGAAATTCAAATAAAAATTGAATACCCCATATTGAGAAGGAAAAAGAGATATGCTAACCTCGTTGACGCCGAGCCCATTGCCCTGATGTCTATTTTGAGTAGCTTCCATGCTGGATATTTCAGAATAAGCCTATCTCTTTGTAGCCAAGCTTTGTTGTGGAAGATAATGGTTCATTTACATAACCATCTCCCATCTATGGCATTTCATCTCATGTGGTATATAGCTCTTGCAATACAAGTGTCACTCTGTTTTCTTTACGCTTTCAAGTGTATTTTCTACTTTGACCTCGTGAAGGAGGAGTTCTCGCATTATATTGGAGTGAACTATCTTTACGCTCCATTCATTTCATGCCTTCTCTTGCTTCAGTCAGCTCCTCTGATGGAACCACACAGCGTTTTGTACAAGACACTATTCTGGGTGTTTGTTCTTCCGGTCTTGACCCTC GACACAAAGCTTTATGGCCAGTGGTTCACAACAGAAAAAAGGTTTTTGTCGATAATGGCGAACCCGGCAAGCCAAGTTTCAGTAATAGCAAACCTAGTGGCTGCACGAGGAGCAGCAGAGATGGGTTGGAAGGAGTGTGCTCTATGCTTGTTCTCGCTCGGGATGGTTCATTATTTGGTTATCTTTGTCACACTTTATCAACGCTTACCAGGAGGAAACAACTTCCCAACCACGCTGAGGCCAGTTTTCTTCTTGTTCTTTGCTGCACCAGCCACTGGAAGTCTAGCTTGGAACTCTATTTGTGGAACCTTTGATACTGTAGCGAAGATGTTGTTCTTCCTTTCGCTCTTCATATTCGTGTCTCTG GTCTGTAGGCCAACTCTTTTGAAAAAGTCAATAAAAAGATTCAATGTCGCATGGTGGGCTTACTCGTTCCCCATCACCTTTCTTGCTTTAGACTCGGTTCATTATGCGCAAGAGGTGAAAGACCACGTCGCTTCTGCCTTGATGTTTATCTTCTCCTCCACCTCAGTTTTGATCTTCCTCGGGGTGATGTTATTGACAGCAGCAAACAGCAAAAGATTACTCAGACGTGATCCGGTCCTCTGGTCTGCTACTGGTCCAAAAAACAGATAA
- the LOC106340224 gene encoding S-type anion channel SLAH4-like isoform X1 — protein MYLVKRGAAKKKTEIQMESLGVPCQEIQIKIEYPILRRKKRYANLVDAEPIALMSILSSFHAGYFRISLSLCSQALLWKIMVHLHNHLPSMAFHLMWYIALAIQVSLCFLYAFKCIFYFDLVKEEFSHYIGVNYLYAPFISCLLLLQSAPLMEPHSVLYKTLFWVFVLPVLTLDTKLYGQWFTTEKRFLSIMANPASQVSVIANLVAARGAAEMGWKECALCLFSLGMVHYLVIFVTLYQRLPGGNNFPTTLRPVFFLFFAAPATGSLAWNSICGTFDTVAKMLFFLSLFIFVSLVCRPTLLKKSIKRFNVAWWAYSFPITFLALDSVHYAQEVKDHVASALMFIFSSTSVLIFLGVMLLTAANSKRLLRRDPVLWSATGPKNR, from the exons ATGTATTTGGTTAAACGTGGTGCCGCAAAAAAAAAAACAGAAATACAG ATGGAAAGCTTGGGAGTTCCTTGTCAAGAAATTCAAATAAAAATTGAATACCCCATATTGAGAAGGAAAAAGAGATATGCTAACCTCGTTGACGCCGAGCCCATTGCCCTGATGTCTATTTTGAGTAGCTTCCATGCTGGATATTTCAGAATAAGCCTATCTCTTTGTAGCCAAGCTTTGTTGTGGAAGATAATGGTTCATTTACATAACCATCTCCCATCTATGGCATTTCATCTCATGTGGTATATAGCTCTTGCAATACAAGTGTCACTCTGTTTTCTTTACGCTTTCAAGTGTATTTTCTACTTTGACCTCGTGAAGGAGGAGTTCTCGCATTATATTGGAGTGAACTATCTTTACGCTCCATTCATTTCATGCCTTCTCTTGCTTCAGTCAGCTCCTCTGATGGAACCACACAGCGTTTTGTACAAGACACTATTCTGGGTGTTTGTTCTTCCGGTCTTGACCCTCGACAC AAAGCTTTATGGCCAGTGGTTCACAACAGAAAAAAGGTTTTTGTCGATAATGGCGAACCCGGCAAGCCAAGTTTCAGTAATAGCAAACCTAGTGGCTGCACGAGGAGCAGCAGAGATGGGTTGGAAGGAGTGTGCTCTATGCTTGTTCTCGCTCGGGATGGTTCATTATTTGGTTATCTTTGTCACACTTTATCAACGCTTACCAGGAGGAAACAACTTCCCAACCACGCTGAGGCCAGTTTTCTTCTTGTTCTTTGCTGCACCAGCCACTGGAAGTCTAGCTTGGAACTCTATTTGTGGAACCTTTGATACTGTAGCGAAGATGTTGTTCTTCCTTTCGCTCTTCATATTCGTGTCTCTG GTCTGTAGGCCAACTCTTTTGAAAAAGTCAATAAAAAGATTCAATGTCGCATGGTGGGCTTACTCGTTCCCCATCACCTTTCTTGCTTTAGACTCGGTTCATTATGCGCAAGAGGTGAAAGACCACGTCGCTTCTGCCTTGATGTTTATCTTCTCCTCCACCTCAGTTTTGATCTTCCTCGGGGTGATGTTATTGACAGCAGCAAACAGCAAAAGATTACTCAGACGTGATCCGGTCCTCTGGTCTGCTACTGGTCCAAAAAACAGATAA